Proteins from a single region of Cytophagia bacterium CHB2:
- a CDS encoding CpsD/CapB family tyrosine-protein kinase, translating into MIDLKNNVNARRNGQTAVKINRGLHDDKAGSNAAGETSESLTNFRTFQYVAEQALREQDPSMALTLTNETVTMFRALPLAQPEIEKIRSEIQVLHQRHQGALSLGLASAHCGEGTSTILANLVLAFKNTNLRVLIVDLNMRHANLASLFSLPDGPGLIDLIYARRRFADVIRVIKPNKIFLLPFGVNARNAPFNLENAVRAINKAGKQSKHFDLLLFDFPPLNEVPQGLFVARQIDGLIQIVQAERTRVEVVRSLKNRLDHLGIPLFGVVLNQRRFYIPQVLYESL; encoded by the coding sequence ATGATCGACCTTAAAAACAACGTCAATGCCCGGCGGAACGGCCAAACAGCCGTAAAAATCAACCGGGGGCTTCATGATGATAAGGCAGGTTCGAACGCCGCAGGGGAAACGAGCGAGTCTCTCACCAATTTTCGCACGTTTCAGTATGTGGCGGAACAGGCGTTGCGGGAGCAGGACCCGAGTATGGCCTTGACGCTGACGAATGAAACCGTCACAATGTTTCGCGCCCTGCCGCTGGCGCAGCCCGAGATCGAAAAAATTCGCAGCGAAATTCAAGTTCTGCATCAGCGCCATCAAGGCGCGCTAAGCTTGGGCCTTGCCAGCGCACACTGCGGCGAAGGCACCTCGACCATTCTCGCCAACCTTGTGCTGGCGTTCAAAAACACAAATCTGCGCGTTCTGATTGTGGATTTGAACATGCGTCACGCCAATCTGGCCAGCCTGTTCTCTCTTCCGGATGGCCCCGGCTTGATCGACCTCATTTACGCACGCCGCCGCTTTGCCGATGTGATACGCGTGATCAAACCGAATAAAATTTTTTTGTTGCCCTTTGGCGTGAACGCCCGAAATGCGCCGTTCAACCTCGAAAACGCTGTGCGCGCTATCAACAAAGCCGGCAAGCAGAGCAAACATTTCGACCTCCTCTTGTTCGATTTTCCGCCGTTGAACGAGGTGCCGCAAGGACTGTTCGTTGCCCGCCAAATCGACGGTCTCATTCAAATTGTGCAAGCCGAGCGCACGCGCGTCGAAGTCGTACGCTCGCTAAAAAACAGGCTGGATCACCTCGGTATTCCGTTGTTCGGCGTTGTGCTCAACCAGAGGCGTTTCTACATTCCCCAAGTTCTCTACGAAAGTCTCTAA
- a CDS encoding sugar transporter, with protein sequence MTRTHSTTRIRRVMMVLAPVLIAFFSACASGRQTLSSPPAALPATGKTEYRIAPGDNLIIKLYYHPELNTEVWVRPDGFISLELAGEVKVAGQTPAEIDSVLELRYGLKLVNPEVAVIVKNSITLKVFVGGEVQSPGLVSIDGGMTLLGAIFQAGGFKSSAQLSQIVLLRKDDRSNQPLTLTYDVRGALQGKHAQANVALNPYDVIYVPKSGIARANQFMDSFIEGLLPMSTLSGFAWVYALVK encoded by the coding sequence ATGACGAGGACTCACAGCACAACAAGAATACGCCGCGTGATGATGGTGCTCGCGCCCGTGTTGATCGCCTTTTTCAGCGCGTGCGCAAGTGGCCGGCAAACGTTGTCATCGCCGCCTGCCGCGCTGCCGGCAACGGGAAAAACCGAATATCGCATCGCGCCGGGCGACAACCTAATTATCAAGCTCTACTATCATCCGGAGTTAAACACCGAAGTGTGGGTGAGACCGGACGGTTTTATCTCCCTCGAGTTAGCCGGCGAAGTCAAGGTGGCAGGGCAAACTCCGGCAGAAATTGATTCGGTTTTAGAGCTAAGATATGGCCTCAAGCTCGTCAATCCCGAGGTCGCCGTGATCGTCAAGAACTCCATTACACTCAAAGTCTTCGTCGGCGGCGAAGTGCAATCGCCCGGGCTGGTATCGATTGACGGCGGCATGACGCTCTTGGGCGCGATTTTTCAAGCCGGCGGTTTCAAATCTTCGGCGCAGCTTTCGCAGATTGTTTTATTGCGCAAGGACGATCGTTCCAATCAACCTCTCACGCTGACCTACGACGTGCGCGGCGCTTTGCAGGGAAAGCATGCGCAAGCGAACGTCGCACTTAATCCTTACGACGTCATCTACGTGCCCAAATCAGGAATTGCGCGCGCGAATCAATTCATGGACTCATTTATCGAAGGGTTGTTGCCGATGAGCACGCTTTCCGGTTTTGCATGGGTCTATGCCCTGGTAAAATAA